Proteins encoded by one window of Mycolicibacterium sp. ND9-15:
- a CDS encoding MFS transporter yields MVDTLSRSDQDIGASVAGLSTRARVWLLTVACMGVALVISSMVALNAALPDIALQTTATQAQLTWVVDGYTLVLACLLLPAGAVGDRYGRRGALLAGLGIFTLASAAPLIFGGPVALIVARAVAGIGAAFVMPATLSLLTAAYPKAARNKAVGIWAGVAGSSAVVGFLGSGVLLNFWPWQSVFWAFAVSGAGLFALTCTVASSRDREAAPLDWPGAVLIGGAVALFVYGVLEAPIHGWAHPVVYGCMAAGVAMAGAFAVWELRSAHPLLDVRLFAKPDFATGAIGVTFFFLANFGFFFVSMQYMQLLLGYSPLQTAFALAPLMAPVLLLSLATPWYLPRLGLRTVVSTGLALIAVGLFYARTLEVASPYVDLALPLLIMSTGIGLCTAPTTSAIMGAVPDKKQGVASAVNDTTREVGAALGIAVAGSVLAAQYGDRLRPYLGDLPESVRGPASNSLAEALEVAARLGPQGARLSEFARLAFLEAMHVSLIALGVLCAVAAAFIALWAPGRDGRQFRFIERWTSRMSGDELGGPVADHDDGGVRAATGDVGKDRAVDHP; encoded by the coding sequence ATGGTCGACACCCTCAGCCGGTCCGATCAGGATATCGGGGCGAGCGTCGCCGGTCTGTCCACTCGCGCACGCGTCTGGTTGCTCACCGTGGCGTGCATGGGTGTCGCGCTGGTCATCAGTTCGATGGTGGCCCTCAACGCCGCCCTGCCCGACATCGCCCTGCAGACCACTGCCACGCAGGCTCAGCTGACATGGGTCGTCGACGGCTACACCTTGGTGCTGGCATGCCTGTTGCTGCCTGCGGGTGCGGTCGGCGACCGGTATGGCCGCCGCGGCGCGCTGCTGGCAGGTCTGGGCATCTTCACGCTCGCCTCGGCCGCGCCGCTGATCTTCGGTGGTCCGGTCGCGCTGATCGTGGCCCGTGCGGTGGCCGGCATCGGCGCGGCGTTCGTCATGCCGGCCACGCTGTCGTTGTTGACCGCCGCGTACCCGAAGGCGGCGCGCAACAAGGCCGTCGGGATCTGGGCCGGTGTCGCGGGCTCGAGCGCCGTGGTTGGGTTTCTGGGATCTGGTGTGCTGCTTAACTTCTGGCCATGGCAGTCGGTCTTCTGGGCCTTCGCTGTCTCCGGTGCCGGGCTGTTCGCCCTCACCTGCACGGTGGCCTCGTCACGTGACCGGGAAGCCGCGCCGCTGGATTGGCCCGGCGCGGTCCTGATCGGCGGGGCCGTCGCGTTGTTCGTCTACGGCGTGCTGGAGGCACCCATCCACGGCTGGGCCCACCCGGTCGTATACGGATGCATGGCTGCCGGGGTCGCGATGGCGGGCGCCTTCGCGGTGTGGGAACTGCGCAGCGCGCATCCACTGCTCGACGTTCGACTGTTCGCCAAACCCGATTTCGCCACCGGTGCTATCGGGGTGACGTTCTTCTTCTTGGCGAACTTCGGGTTCTTCTTCGTGTCGATGCAGTACATGCAACTGCTGCTGGGTTACAGCCCGCTGCAGACGGCGTTTGCGCTGGCGCCCTTGATGGCTCCCGTCTTGCTGCTCAGTCTCGCGACACCGTGGTATCTGCCCCGGCTGGGACTTCGGACGGTGGTGTCCACGGGCCTGGCGCTGATCGCGGTCGGGCTGTTCTACGCGCGCACACTCGAGGTCGCCTCGCCGTACGTGGACCTGGCCCTGCCGCTGCTGATCATGTCGACCGGTATCGGGTTATGCACGGCGCCAACGACTTCGGCGATCATGGGCGCAGTGCCCGACAAAAAGCAGGGCGTCGCGTCGGCGGTCAACGACACGACTCGCGAGGTCGGCGCGGCCCTGGGCATCGCGGTGGCGGGTTCGGTGCTCGCCGCTCAGTACGGTGACCGGTTGCGGCCCTATCTGGGTGACCTACCCGAATCGGTCCGCGGGCCGGCGTCGAACTCGCTGGCCGAGGCGCTCGAGGTGGCCGCACGACTGGGCCCGCAGGGCGCCCGGCTCTCGGAGTTCGCCCGGTTGGCCTTCCTGGAGGCCATGCACGTCTCGTTGATCGCCCTGGGAGTCCTGTGCGCGGTGGCGGCGGCGTTCATCGCACTGTGGGCGCCCGGACGCGACGGGAGGCAGTTCCGGTTCATCGAACGGTGGACTTCGCGAATGTCAGGCGACGAACTCGGCGGCCCGGTGGCCGATCATGACGATGGTGGCGTGCGGGCCGCGACTGGGGATGTTGGGAAGGACCGAGCCGTCGACCACCCATAG
- a CDS encoding cytochrome P450, whose protein sequence is MSTPTMDQKSKDAAKVFADPKAYADDDRLHAALTHLRAHHPVAYVDEAPYRPFYAITKHADIMDIERDNELWLSEPRPLLATAEADDLARAQLEAGMGLRTLVHLDDPHHRDLRKIGADWFRPKAMRDLKVRVDELAKIYVDKMRDIGPECDFVTEIAVNYPLYVILSLLGLPEEDFPRMLKLTQELFGGDDEEYQRGTTPEEKMATLLDFFAYFNDLTASRRANPTDDLASAIANGRINGEPLSDVDTASYYVIVATAGHDTTKDAISGGLLALIENPRELERLKAQPELMGTTVEEMIRWTTPVKEFMRTAAEDTEVRAVPIAKGESVYLSYVSANRDEEVFDEPFRFDVGRDPNKHLSFGYGVHFCLGAALARMEMNSLFSELLRRLDSIELAGAPELAATVFVGGLKHLPIRYSLR, encoded by the coding sequence ATGAGCACGCCGACGATGGACCAGAAATCTAAGGACGCCGCGAAGGTCTTCGCCGACCCCAAGGCGTACGCCGACGACGACCGACTGCACGCCGCGCTTACTCACCTCCGTGCGCACCACCCGGTCGCCTATGTCGACGAGGCGCCGTACCGGCCGTTCTACGCGATCACCAAGCACGCCGACATCATGGACATCGAGCGCGACAACGAACTGTGGCTGAGCGAACCGCGCCCGCTTCTGGCCACCGCCGAGGCCGACGACCTCGCCAGGGCCCAACTGGAGGCCGGCATGGGATTGCGCACGCTGGTGCACTTGGACGATCCGCACCACCGCGACCTGCGCAAGATCGGTGCGGACTGGTTCCGGCCCAAGGCCATGCGCGACCTGAAGGTCCGCGTCGACGAGTTGGCCAAGATCTACGTCGACAAGATGCGCGATATCGGCCCGGAATGCGACTTCGTCACCGAAATCGCCGTCAACTACCCGCTGTACGTGATCCTCTCCCTGCTGGGCTTGCCCGAAGAGGACTTCCCCCGCATGCTCAAGCTCACCCAGGAGTTGTTCGGCGGCGACGACGAGGAATATCAGCGCGGCACCACGCCCGAAGAGAAGATGGCCACGCTGCTGGACTTCTTCGCCTACTTCAACGATCTGACCGCGTCACGCCGGGCGAACCCGACCGACGACCTGGCTTCGGCAATCGCCAACGGCCGCATCAACGGTGAACCGCTCTCCGACGTCGACACCGCGTCCTATTACGTCATCGTCGCCACCGCCGGCCACGACACCACCAAGGACGCCATCTCCGGCGGCCTGCTCGCGCTCATCGAGAACCCGCGGGAACTCGAGCGTCTCAAGGCGCAGCCGGAACTGATGGGCACCACGGTCGAGGAGATGATCCGCTGGACCACCCCCGTCAAGGAGTTCATGCGCACCGCCGCCGAGGACACCGAGGTGCGCGCCGTGCCGATCGCCAAGGGCGAATCGGTCTATCTCTCTTACGTTTCGGCGAACCGGGACGAGGAGGTGTTCGACGAGCCGTTCCGCTTCGACGTGGGACGCGACCCCAACAAGCACCTGTCCTTCGGCTACGGGGTGCACTTCTGCCTGGGCGCGGCGCTGGCCCGCATGGAGATGAACAGCTTGTTCTCCGAGTTGCTGCGGCGACTGGACTCGATCGAACTGGCCGGTGCACCCGAACTCGCCGCGACGGTGTTCGTCGGCGGGCTCAAGCACCTGCCGATTCGCTATTCGCTGCGCTGA
- a CDS encoding TetR/AcrR family transcriptional regulator, whose product MATVTGDPRPARSRARLLEAAAALLRTGGPSAVTIDAVTRSANVARATLYRHFSSANDLLAAAFTTLLQPAPMPPAEGGLRDQLLTVVVGWAETIADVPATLTAMTWLASGPDAGVTAEVRRTDSEAVGTLRSRIIQFYSVPFDAIFDSPQATAELEQFDRIEAIALLIGPLILGKLSTVADFDYQRCAEAAVDGFLATHAKKAQRSE is encoded by the coding sequence ATGGCGACCGTCACAGGCGACCCGAGGCCCGCCCGGTCGCGGGCCCGCCTGCTCGAGGCCGCAGCGGCGCTGCTGCGCACGGGTGGCCCCAGCGCGGTGACCATCGACGCGGTCACCCGGAGCGCCAACGTGGCCCGCGCGACGCTGTACCGCCATTTCTCAAGTGCGAACGACCTTCTGGCCGCCGCGTTCACCACTCTGTTGCAGCCGGCGCCGATGCCTCCCGCGGAGGGCGGCCTGCGCGATCAGTTGCTCACCGTGGTGGTGGGCTGGGCCGAGACGATCGCCGACGTGCCCGCCACGCTCACCGCGATGACGTGGCTGGCGTCAGGGCCCGATGCCGGAGTCACCGCCGAGGTTCGGCGGACCGACTCCGAGGCCGTCGGCACCCTGCGGTCGCGGATCATCCAGTTCTACTCGGTGCCGTTCGACGCGATCTTCGACAGCCCGCAGGCCACGGCCGAACTCGAGCAGTTCGATCGCATCGAAGCGATCGCATTGCTCATCGGCCCGCTGATTCTCGGAAAGCTCTCGACCGTCGCGGATTTCGACTACCAGCGGTGCGCGGAGGCCGCAGTCGACGGTTTCCTGGCCACCCACGCCAAGAAGGCTCAGCGCAGCGAATAG
- a CDS encoding carboxylesterase/lipase family protein → MSSGTVGRRRRRVAALLALAVALSGCGKGETAAVDLPADPAVVRTQAGAVRGAVADDHRYFAGIPYAAAPVGPLRWQAPQPAPAWSGLRDATRPGPRCIQDTSTDVDPSPTSEDCLTLNVWTPPPSRGPRPVMVWIHGGGFTNGSGEFYDARRFAARGDIVVVTINYRLSTLGFLAHPALGAPGEVGNYGLLDQQAALRWVRDNIAGFGGDPGKVTIAGESAGAMSVCDHLVAPGSAGLFSAAIIQSGPCQAQYDLPTAEKASLQYAAEAGCGDPATAAQCLRDLPPERLEKALLYARIGTEQLSGPVTGTKTLPVDPATGAAQGRAARVPVMIGTTADEFNVFTGMQFVRGRAMGPAQYPELLAEAFGPQAAAVGAYYPPQNFGDSVPLAYSAAATDGIFACVADWLGDVLAENAPVYSYEFDDPGAPAPEPLLQAPFPVGAGHSLELRYLFDVGGAPPLDPAQQRLSEQMVDYWSEFVSTGSPGPDWPAMNSGDAGQRMSLRSDGNRVITTFEQAHQCPFWAHLNG, encoded by the coding sequence GTGTCGAGCGGAACGGTTGGCCGGCGGCGCCGCCGCGTGGCGGCGCTGCTCGCGCTCGCCGTCGCGCTGTCCGGCTGTGGCAAGGGCGAGACCGCCGCGGTGGACCTGCCCGCCGACCCGGCCGTCGTGCGCACGCAGGCTGGTGCGGTGCGTGGAGCGGTAGCCGACGATCATCGCTACTTCGCCGGAATCCCTTACGCCGCAGCACCTGTCGGTCCACTGCGGTGGCAGGCGCCGCAGCCCGCGCCGGCGTGGAGCGGGTTGCGCGACGCGACGCGTCCGGGGCCCCGGTGCATCCAGGACACCAGCACCGACGTCGACCCCAGCCCCACCAGTGAGGACTGCCTGACCCTCAACGTATGGACGCCGCCGCCGTCGCGCGGACCACGACCGGTGATGGTGTGGATTCACGGCGGCGGGTTCACCAACGGCAGCGGTGAGTTCTACGACGCCCGCCGGTTTGCCGCGCGCGGCGACATCGTCGTCGTCACCATCAACTACCGGCTCAGCACGCTGGGCTTTCTGGCGCACCCGGCCCTCGGGGCGCCGGGCGAGGTGGGCAACTACGGGCTGCTCGACCAGCAGGCCGCGTTGCGCTGGGTTCGCGACAACATCGCCGGCTTCGGCGGAGACCCCGGCAAGGTGACGATCGCGGGAGAGTCCGCGGGGGCCATGTCGGTCTGTGACCACCTCGTCGCTCCCGGCTCGGCGGGTTTGTTCAGTGCGGCCATCATCCAGAGCGGGCCGTGCCAGGCTCAGTACGACCTGCCCACCGCCGAGAAGGCGAGCCTGCAGTACGCCGCCGAGGCGGGTTGCGGCGATCCGGCCACCGCCGCACAGTGCCTGCGTGACCTGCCGCCGGAGCGGCTGGAGAAAGCCCTGCTGTACGCCCGCATCGGTACCGAGCAGCTCAGCGGTCCCGTCACCGGTACCAAGACGCTGCCGGTCGATCCGGCAACCGGTGCGGCGCAGGGGCGGGCAGCGCGGGTGCCGGTGATGATCGGCACCACGGCCGACGAGTTCAACGTCTTCACCGGAATGCAGTTCGTTCGCGGGCGGGCGATGGGCCCCGCGCAGTACCCCGAGCTGCTCGCCGAGGCGTTCGGCCCGCAAGCCGCGGCGGTCGGGGCGTACTACCCGCCGCAGAACTTCGGGGACAGTGTGCCGCTGGCCTATTCGGCAGCCGCCACCGACGGCATCTTCGCCTGCGTCGCGGACTGGCTGGGAGATGTGCTCGCGGAGAATGCCCCGGTGTACTCCTATGAGTTCGATGATCCCGGCGCTCCGGCGCCCGAGCCGTTGCTGCAGGCCCCCTTTCCCGTCGGTGCGGGCCACTCGCTCGAACTGCGCTATCTGTTCGACGTCGGCGGGGCGCCGCCGCTGGATCCCGCGCAGCAGCGGCTGTCCGAACAGATGGTCGACTACTGGAGCGAGTTCGTGTCGACGGGGTCGCCGGGTCCGGACTGGCCGGCGATGAACAGCGGTGACGCGGGGCAGCGCATGTCGCTGCGGTCCGACGGGAACCGGGTGATCACCACGTTCGAGCAGGCCCACCAGTGCCCGTTCTGGGCCCATCTCAACGGCTGA